A single genomic interval of Anaerobacillus sp. CMMVII harbors:
- the infC gene encoding translation initiation factor IF-3, producing MLVNEGIRAREVRLIGPNGDQIGVKTRQEALEMAQNANLDLVMVAPAAKPPVCRIMDFGKFRYEQQKKDKEARKNQKIITTKEVRLSPTIELNDFNTKLRNARKFLEKGDKVKAAIRFRGRAITHSQIGKVVLERLAKECEDIATIESAPKMEGRSMFLILAPKAEK from the coding sequence ATGTTAGTCAATGAGGGTATTCGTGCCCGAGAAGTTCGTCTTATTGGCCCTAACGGAGATCAAATTGGGGTAAAGACAAGACAAGAAGCTTTAGAAATGGCTCAAAATGCAAACCTTGACTTAGTTATGGTTGCACCTGCTGCTAAACCGCCAGTATGTCGGATAATGGACTTTGGTAAGTTTAGATATGAACAGCAAAAGAAAGATAAAGAAGCTCGTAAAAATCAAAAGATTATTACAACGAAAGAGGTTCGCTTGAGCCCTACGATTGAGTTGAATGATTTTAACACCAAGCTTCGTAACGCTAGAAAGTTTCTTGAAAAAGGAGATAAAGTAAAAGCAGCGATTCGTTTCCGTGGTCGTGCCATTACTCATTCTCAGATCGGTAAAGTTGTGTTAGAGCGTTTGGCAAAAGAATGTGAAGACATTGCAACGATCGAATCGGCTCCGAAAATGGAAGGCCGAAGCATGTTCTTAATTTTAGCTCCAAAGGCTGAGAAATAA
- the rpmI gene encoding 50S ribosomal protein L35 — translation MPKMKTHRGAAKRFKKTGSGKLKRSHAYTSHLFANKSTKAKRKLRKAAIVSSGDYKRIREMLTYKK, via the coding sequence ATGCCTAAAATGAAAACTCACCGTGGTGCGGCAAAACGTTTTAAGAAAACAGGCTCTGGAAAGCTTAAGCGCTCGCATGCATACACAAGTCACTTATTTGCAAACAAATCAACAAAAGCAAAACGTAAGCTTCGTAAAGCCGCTATTGTTTCTAGTGGAGACTACAAACGTATTCGTGAAATGTTAACGTACAAAAAATAA
- the rplT gene encoding 50S ribosomal protein L20 — MPRVKGGYVARRRRKKVLKLAKGYHGSKHRLFKTAQVQVMKSLLYAYRDRRQKKRDFRKLWITRINAAARINGLSYSRLMHGLKVAGIDVNRKMLADLAINDENAFAELAAKAKASL; from the coding sequence ATGCCAAGAGTAAAAGGCGGTTATGTCGCTCGTCGTCGTCGTAAGAAAGTATTAAAGTTAGCAAAAGGTTATCATGGTTCAAAACATAGATTGTTTAAAACAGCACAAGTTCAAGTAATGAAATCATTACTTTATGCTTACCGTGATCGTCGTCAAAAGAAGCGTGACTTCCGTAAGCTTTGGATCACTCGTATCAACGCAGCTGCTCGCATCAACGGACTTTCATACAGCCGTTTAATGCATGGATTAAAAGTTGCTGGTATTGACGTGAACCGTAAAATGCTTGCTGACTTAGCTATTAACGATGAAAACGCATTTGCTGAATTAGCAGCAAAAGCAAAAGCAAGTCTATAA
- a CDS encoding DUF1294 domain-containing protein has product MTIEVLVAYAFLINIFSFISMYVDKQKAIKGQWRIAEKNFFIMAIAGGSLGIFLAMRSFRHKTKHVTFKVGIPLIFLIQIVLIGYYL; this is encoded by the coding sequence GTGACAATCGAAGTACTAGTTGCATATGCTTTCTTGATTAATATTTTTTCTTTTATATCTATGTATGTGGACAAACAAAAAGCAATAAAAGGTCAGTGGCGTATTGCTGAGAAAAACTTTTTTATCATGGCAATTGCCGGTGGGAGTCTTGGAATTTTCTTAGCCATGAGGTCATTTCGGCATAAAACAAAACATGTAACATTTAAAGTCGGGATCCCATTGATCTTTTTAATCCAAATTGTCCTCATTGGTTATTATCTTTGA
- a CDS encoding TVP38/TMEM64 family protein, with protein sequence MIDHLSEAIPVYIEQSGILAPILFILFHLIRPLLFLPVIFVCMVGGYLFGVFYGSIFSVVGLTLMCIIFYFIAKKFPNFLSKFAKMNKKMLKKGPLTMNQIMVLRIVPFAHFHLLSLYVMEQTSTFKEYAKYSFLGVILPSIIFTSFGQMIIDLPLFYSIVLLLFLSVVFFGVRRKTVEKQSNIQWKNFFKASS encoded by the coding sequence ATGATTGACCACTTATCAGAAGCCATTCCAGTCTATATCGAACAAAGCGGAATTCTAGCACCGATATTATTTATTTTATTTCATTTAATACGTCCATTACTGTTTCTTCCTGTGATTTTTGTTTGTATGGTCGGCGGATATTTATTTGGAGTTTTTTATGGTTCGATTTTTTCGGTAGTTGGTTTAACATTAATGTGTATTATATTTTATTTCATCGCAAAAAAGTTCCCAAACTTTCTTTCGAAATTTGCGAAAATGAATAAAAAAATGCTTAAAAAAGGTCCATTAACGATGAATCAGATCATGGTTCTCAGAATAGTACCTTTTGCTCACTTTCATTTGTTGTCACTTTATGTCATGGAACAAACTAGTACTTTTAAGGAATATGCGAAGTATTCATTTTTAGGTGTAATTTTGCCCTCGATTATATTTACTAGTTTTGGACAAATGATCATTGACTTACCGCTATTTTATTCAATAGTACTTTTATTATTTTTATCAGTCGTTTTCTTTGGTGTAAGAAGAAAAACTGTTGAAAAGCAATCGAATATCCAGTGGAAAAACTTTTTTAAGGCTAGCTCTTAA
- a CDS encoding sigma-w pathway protein ysdB — MAVFLFRILILIAFFILAYSAIKYFVNPKRKLELAHEKKLFFFLDDKLNVRKNFLITYRGVLFEGEKYLGTTDNAFEVVTIQVWAKNTDKLQGLNKEDFYFIEKEILLAYPNASITWKSPIKDLLLR; from the coding sequence ATGGCCGTTTTCCTTTTTCGAATATTAATTTTAATAGCCTTCTTTATTTTAGCATATAGCGCGATTAAATATTTTGTAAACCCAAAACGGAAGCTGGAATTAGCACACGAAAAGAAACTATTTTTCTTTTTGGATGATAAGCTAAATGTCAGAAAAAACTTCTTGATCACCTACCGTGGTGTCCTTTTTGAAGGTGAAAAATATCTAGGTACCACTGACAATGCCTTCGAAGTTGTGACGATTCAAGTCTGGGCAAAAAATACGGATAAATTACAAGGGTTAAACAAGGAAGACTTTTATTTTATTGAGAAAGAAATCTTATTAGCCTACCCTAATGCATCTATAACTTGGAAAAGTCCAATAAAAGATTTATTACTTCGGTAA